One Acutalibacter muris DNA window includes the following coding sequences:
- a CDS encoding sugar phosphate isomerase/epimerase family protein, protein MISIKEQAVISGFADEYSPIFDEQLAALNRLGVSHIELRGIDNVNVSDLTGEKLREVREKLSAAGIKVSSLGSPIGKIGIEDDFAAHMDKLKRTLEIQKELSAPYLRMFSFYLPQNADPAAYRGKVMDRLSAMAEEAKRWDAVLLHENEKAIYGDTAPRCLDIMEQLGSENLRAVFDFANFLEVGQPTIEAFQRLRPYIEYVHIKDASKEKQIVPAGHGIGQVEEILGRLLGSGWTGFLSLEPHLTDFAGLSALEQDPQKRRSALTQPEAWELALSSLREILARLDGKEVQA, encoded by the coding sequence ATGATAAGCATAAAGGAACAGGCCGTCATAAGCGGCTTTGCCGACGAATACTCACCAATCTTCGACGAACAGCTGGCGGCTTTAAACCGTCTTGGCGTGTCCCACATCGAGCTCCGGGGCATCGACAACGTGAACGTCTCCGACCTGACAGGCGAAAAGCTCCGGGAAGTCCGGGAGAAACTTTCCGCTGCGGGGATAAAGGTCTCGTCCCTCGGCTCCCCCATCGGCAAGATCGGCATAGAGGACGATTTTGCGGCCCATATGGACAAGCTGAAGCGCACTTTAGAGATCCAAAAGGAGCTCTCCGCCCCATATCTCCGTATGTTCAGCTTCTATCTGCCCCAAAACGCCGACCCGGCGGCGTACCGAGGCAAGGTGATGGACCGGCTCTCGGCCATGGCGGAGGAGGCCAAGCGCTGGGATGCGGTGCTGCTCCACGAGAACGAGAAGGCCATCTACGGCGACACGGCCCCCCGCTGCCTGGACATTATGGAGCAGCTGGGCTCTGAAAACCTCCGGGCGGTCTTTGACTTTGCGAACTTTCTCGAGGTGGGCCAGCCCACTATCGAGGCCTTCCAAAGGCTCCGCCCCTACATAGAATACGTGCACATCAAGGACGCTTCAAAAGAGAAGCAGATCGTCCCCGCCGGCCATGGCATAGGTCAGGTAGAGGAGATACTTGGCAGATTGCTGGGCTCCGGCTGGACAGGCTTTCTGTCCCTGGAGCCCCACCTGACGGACTTCGCAGGGCTCAGCGCCCTTGAGCAGGACCCCCAGAAGCGCCGCTCCGCCCTGACCCAGCCCGAAGCCTGGGAACTGGCCCTTTCCTCCCTGCGGGAGATTTTGGCACGGCTGGACGGAAAAGAGGTGCAGGCATGA